One segment of Erigeron canadensis isolate Cc75 chromosome 2, C_canadensis_v1, whole genome shotgun sequence DNA contains the following:
- the LOC122587075 gene encoding uncharacterized protein LOC122587075 yields MDTLSEEDIGNQTRKSESGSGGKTRRFSSIGISRKSVGDEGNIVPHYLRASTGSCHDFCKYGKKHEQSKSAIPVKFKTSNSVNREKVTKTKVPVEGKKPTTLTKVKPVTDLETQTPVEVNKKDIFLPSKKAQVVKPASKAIKNEPKLFQRSTSLVKPSPVRMSLDGSGGSSGGIIKKDLKTVNKSVMAPKTVAAKKVPIESKSPKASFSRAASLKAIKYKSIKQVAPLKDQNRLQKTKPKQTVSDKIQVKKPMHGVEAESEVKDETIEFDFIHPASESISGNNVVEEEFVEAESVVKDETIQFGFIHPASEAILGKNVVEEEFVETESEVKAESMEFDFNHPDADFINPASETFPDKDVVKEEFVEAKPEVKLETLEFDFVTSSSESFPGQNVGNAELTVDETSEDIPDKKLFEESAFAPHVAESLQSCSDKDVLEGESFIAPPVSESSESFYDEEVALDDESEYTDDEEVEVSEEEIETGLTNTEQVGTFVGNPNKYTRKGRTSFSEDKDEEAIKLRFRRGKILDVKSENNGPRRLKFRKGRVVEGKEADQHIARRSFDKKNTKDRVDSNNAPESVVLKHQGEQEKKDAQVLFNNVIEETASKLVESRKSKVKALVGAFETVISLQDGKP; encoded by the coding sequence ATGGATACATTAAGTGAAGAAGATATTGGAAACCAGACAAGGAAATCCGAAAGCGGTTCAGGAGGAAAAACTAGACGGTTTTCGTCTATTGGTATTAGTCGAAAAAGCGTTGGGGATGAAGGTAATATTGTTCCTCATTATCTTAGAGCTTCCACTGGTTCGTGTCATGATTTTTGTAAATACGGTAAGAAACACGAACAGTCAAAGTCTGCGATACCTGTAAAGTTCAAAACATCAAATAGTGTGAATAGAGAAAAAGTTACGAAAACTAAAGTGCCCGTAGAAGGAAAGAAACCGACCACATTGACCAAAGTTAAACCTGTTACGGATTTAGAGACACAAACCCCTGTTGAGGTAAATAAAAAGGACATTTTTTTACCGTCTAAGAAAGCACAAGTAGTGAAACCGGCTTCAAAAGCTATAAAGAATGAGCCCAAACTGTTTCAACGGTCTACTTCTCTTGTGAAACCGAGTCCAGTTAGGATGAGCCTTGATGGTTCAGGAGGGTCTAGTGGTGGGATAATAAAGAAAGACCTTAAAACTGTCAATAAGTCGGTGATGGCACCTAAAACAGTTGCTGCTAAGAAAGTTCCGATTGAGTCAAAGTCCCCAAAAGCTTCTTTCAGTAGAGCCGCAAGTTTGAAAGCGATAAAGTATAAGAGCATTAAACAGGTGGCTCCTCTAAAGGATCAAAACAGGCTGCAAAAAACTAAACCCAAGCAAACTGTTTCTGACAAGATTCAGGTAAAAAAGCCAATGCATGGTGTTGAGGCTGAATCCGAGGTCAAAGATGAGACCATTGAGTTTGACTTTATTCATCCGGCTTCTGAGTCTATTTCGGGAAACAATGTTGTAGAAGAAGAGTTTGTTGAGGCTGAATCCGTGGTCAAAGACGAGACCATTCAGTTTGGCTTTATTCACCCGGCTTCTGAGGCTATCTTGGGCAAAAATGTTGTAGAAGAAGAGTTTGTTGAGACTGAATCCGAGGTCAAAGCTGAAAGCATGGAGTTTGACTTTAATCATCCGGATGCTGACTTCATTAATCCAGCTTCAGAGACTTTTCCGGACAAAGATGTTGTAAAAGAAGAGTTTGTCGAGGCTAAACCTGAGGTCAAGCTCGAGACTTTGGAGTTTGACTTTGTTACTTCATCTTCTGAGTCTTTTCCAGGCCAAAATGTTGGAAATGCAGAATTGACAGTTGATGAAACCTCTGAGGATATTCCAGATAAGAAGCTTTTTGAAGAATCTGCATTTGCACCTCATGTGGCTGAAAGCTTGCAATCATGTTCAGATAAAGATGTCTTGGAAGGAGAGTCGTTTATTGCACCTCCTGTGTCTGAAAGCTCTGAATCCTTTTATGATGAAGAGGTTGCTCTAGATGACGAGTCTGAatacactgatgatgaagaagtaGAAGTTTCAGAAGAAGAGATTGAAACTGGACTCACTAATACTGAGCAGGTGGGGACCTTTGTAGGGAATCCCAACAAGTATACAAGAAAGGGCAGAACATCATTTTCAGAAGATAAAGATGAGGAAGCCATAAAGCTGAGGTTCAGAAGGGGAAAGATTCTCGATGTCAAGTCTGAGAATAACGGTCCCAGAAGACTTAAGTTCAGAAAAGGGAGAGTCGTTGAGGGTAAAGAAGCCGATCAACACATTGCCAGAAGAAGTTTTGATAAGAAAAACACCAAAGACAGGGTCGATTCTAACAATGCCCCTGAAAGTGTTGTCTTAAAGCATCAAGGTGAGCAGGAGAAGAAAGATGCTCAAGTGCTTTTTAATAATGTGATAGAAGAAACTGCGAGTAAGCTTGTTGAAAGCAGGAAGAGTAAAGTGAAGGCGTTGGTTGGTGCTTTTGAAACTGTAATCTCTCTTCAAGATGGCAAACcataa
- the LOC122588481 gene encoding RNA-binding protein 1-like — protein MEDCDQCKVFVGGISWETTEEVLREHFRYYGNVVSSVIARDRITGSPRGFAFVSFADSSALDKVLGDSHNILGRTVEVKKAVPKGEQNQIQQEQNRGQSRNYRSNGIKSNDNYLKTKKIFVGGLSANLTEDDFKIYFEKFGRITDVVVMHDNVTHRPRGFGFITFDTEDSVEEVMQRNFHELCGKLVEVKRAVPKEISGGTTSGNRESNFNGHQQAQFRPTYEVLPAYGPFPGYGGYPFGGGVYGGAYPVSGYGLTPVSPRVPWGGPAMVSMRASPLPLPVFPAYLNGGLMGMAANGYNGIVGPVPGGMPGQLIGNVVDNNSLGSSGGMEGSKNDQSGVGGNMV, from the exons ATGGAGGATTGTGATCAATGCAAGGTGTTTGTTGGTGGAATTTCATGGGAAACAACAGAAGAGGTGTTGAGGGAGCATTTTAGGTACTATGGGAATGTAGTTAGTTCAGTAATTGCTAGAGACCGAATTACGGGTAGTCCTCGTGGGTTCGCTTTTGTTTCGTTTGCAGATTCATCAGCTCTTGATAAAGTTCTTGGTGACAGTCATAATATCCTTGGCAGAACG GTTGAAGTGAAAAAGGCTGTACCAAAAGGtgaacaaaaccaaattcaGCAAGAACAGAATCGTGGACAGAGTAGGAATTACAGAAGCAATGGTATTAAAAGCAACGATAATTACTTAAAGACTAAAAAGATTTTTGTAGGTGGGTTGTCTGCTAACTTAACTGAAGACGACTTCAAAATCTACTTTGAAAAATTTGGTAGAATAACTGATGTGGTTGTGATGCATGACAACGTGACCCACAGGCCACGTGGGTTCGGGTTCATAACTTTTGACACCGAGGATTCCGTCGAAGAAGTTATGCAGAGAAACTTCCATGAATTGTGTGGTAAACTTGTGGAGGTTAAAAGGGCAGTTCCTAAAGAGATTAGTGGCGGCACTACTAGTGGCAATAGGGAATCTAACTTTAATGGTCATCAACAGGCTCAGTTTAGACCTACATACGAGGTTCTTCCTGCTTATGGACCGTTTCCAGGATATGGTGGTTATCCTTTCGGTGGCGGTGTCTATGGTGGTGCCTATCCGGTTAGTGGGTATGGGTTAACACCCGTTTCGCCAAGGGTTCCATGGGGTGGTCCTGCAATGGTCAGCATGAGGGCCAGTCCATTGCCATTACCAGTTTTTCCAGCTTACTTAAATGGTGGGTTAATGGGCATGGCAGCGAATGGATATAACGGAATTGTGGGACCCGTACCGGGTGGGATGCCTGGTCAGCTCATTGGGAATGTTGTAGATAACAATTCTTTGGGGTCATCTGGTGGTATGGAGGGTAGCAAAAATGACCAAAGTGGTGTTGGAGGTAACATGGTCTGA
- the LOC122588971 gene encoding uncharacterized protein LOC122588971 yields MADDRCLFGKDMLIVKLPVKNSLVLRIGVVAFVMVCGVFMCSTGLKQITNFTKGGFIDIKVAERHCEVPAVEKWERSFVHLPKPTTFSRAECACNPVRYFVIASTQRSGSGWFETLLNSHMNVSSNGEIFSVKPRRSNMSTIADTLDKIYNLDWFTSASKNECTAAVGLKWMLNQGLMQNHEAIVEYFNTKGVSMIFLFRKNLLRRRISILANAYDQSAKPLNGKHKSHVHSHDEAKILASYKPSINTTLLIPELQQADNMVKQALEHFNTTRHIILYYEDVIKNHTILNDVQDFLRIPRMKLKSRQVKIHKGPLNQQVENWDEIQKVLNGTQYESFLHEDYKVS; encoded by the exons ATGGCTGATGATCGGTGCTTGTTCGGTAAG GATATGCTTATCGTCAAACTTCCAGTAAAAAACTCGTTGGTGTTAAGAATAGGTGTAGTGGCTTTTGTTATGGTATGCGGGGTTTTTATGTGTTCAACTGGCCTAAAGCAAATTACCAACTTTACCAAGGGTGGTTTCATTGACATTAAAGTGGCTGAGCGGCATTGTGAGGTGCCCGCTGTTGAAAAATGGGAGAGGTCTTTTGTGCATTTACCCAAACCTACAACTTTTAGTCG GGCTGAATGTGCATGCAATCCTGTTCGATATTTCGTTATCGCATCAACACAGAGATCTGGAAGTGGATGGTTTGAGACATTATTAAACAGTCATATGAATGTGAGCTCCAATGGAGAGATTTTCTCAGTTAAACCACGAAGAAGCAACATGTCAACAATTGCGGATACTTTGGACAAAATTTATAATCTTGATTGGTTTACAAGTGCATCAAAGAATGAGTGCACAGCTGCAGTGGGATTGAAATGGATGCTTAATCAG GGTTTGATGCAGAACCATGAGGCAATAGTAGAGTACTTCAATACTAAGGGAGTTTCGATGATCttcctttttagaaaaaatcTTCTTCGTAGAAGAATCTCAATACTTGCAAATGCCTATGACCAAAGTGCTAAGCCACTAAATGGGAAACACAAATCCCATGTGCATTCCCATGATGAg GCTAAAATTCTAGCAAGTTACAAACCGTCAATTAACACAACATTACTGATACCTGAGCTGCAACAAGCTGACAACATGGTTAAGCAAGCTTTGGAACACTTCAATACCACTCGACATATTATCCTTTACTATGAGGATGTAATCAAGAATCATACA ATATTGAATGATGTTCAAGATTTTCTAAGGATCCCACGAATGAAGCTTAAGAGTCGGCAAGTGAAAATACACAAAGGTCCTCTGAACCAACAGGTTGAAAACTGGGATGAAATCCAAAAGGTACTAAATGGAACCCAATATGAAAGCTTCCTGCATGAAGATTATAAAGTTAGTTAA
- the LOC122588497 gene encoding RNA pseudouridine synthase 2, chloroplastic — MSLIHTLITSPAAPPFSPATTRTLTNSFKSFFNKNPSIFHHQKPSFASHSSLTDYPDAETESRTNYAGVRLEESVEEGKKMRLDSWISNRISGISRARVQSSIKSGLVSVNHHVVVKASHMLRHGDKVECTISELQPLKAEGEDIALDIIYEDEHILVVNKPAHMVVHPAPGNATGTLVNAILHHCSLPIPSFQDSLLNPDDLSDNELDEISTDQTCSDPSFGTNEASIRPGIVHRLDKGTSGLLVVAKDEHSHAHLSQQFKQHTIQRIYVSLTCGVPSPVAGRVDIPIGRDLTNRIRMTADTGPTKCGKSRHAASRYRVVEILAGGGCALVEWRLETGRTHQIRAHAKYLGFPLMGDEVYGGSKNMAMSRLQLNNPSSIHGQLSQLIGKLERPCLHALTLGFIHPCTGEKIKFSCLPPIDFAEVLTGLRNISTEKVKGS, encoded by the exons ATGTCACTAATCCACACACTAATAACCTCACCAGCAGCACCACCATTTTCCCCTGCCACAACAAGAACCCTAACCAattctttcaaatcatttttcaacaaaaacCCATCAatatttcatcatcaaaaaccTTCCTTTGCATCTCATTCCAGTTTAACTGACTACCCAGATGCCGAAACAGAGAGTCGAACGAATTACGCCGGTGTTCGGCTCGAAGAAAGCGTTGAAGAAGGCAAAAAGATGAGGTTGGATAGCTGGATATCTAATAGGATAAGTGGGATTAGTAGAGCTAGAGTTCAGTCAAGTATTAAGTCAGGACTTGTTTCTGTTAATCATCATGTTGTTGTTAAG GCCTCCCACATGTTAAGACATGGCGATAAGGTTGAATGCACAATATCAGAGTTGCAACCCTTAAAAGCTGAAGGAGAGGATATAGCTTTAGATATTATTTATGAAGATGAACACATATTGGTTGTTAACAAGCCTGCACACATG GTTGTTCATCCAGCACCAGGAAATGCTACTGGGACACTAGTAAATGCCATTCTTCATCATTGCAGTCTCCCGATCCCTTCGTTTCAAGATTCCCTCTTAAATCCTGACGATTTGTCTGACAATGAGCTGGACGAAATCTCTACAGATCAGACTTGCTCAGATCCCAGTTTTGGTACTAATGAAGCATCAATTCGTCCTGGGATAGTGCATAGGTTAGATAAAGGCACCAGTGGATTACTTGTTGTTGCAAAG GATGAGCATTCACACGCCCATTTATCTCAACAATTCAAGCAACACACCATCCAGAGGATATACGTGAGTCTCACTTGTGGAGTTCCATCACCAGTTGCGGGACGTGTTGATATTCCAATTGGTCGTGATTTGACAAATCGTATTCGTATGACTGCTGATACGGGTCCCACCAAATGTGGAAAGTCTCGCCATGCTGCTAGTAG GTACAGAGTAGTTGAGATACTTGCTGGTGGTGGATGTGCATTGGTCGAGTGGAGGTTAGAGACGGGGCGCACCCACCAG ATTCGAGCACATGCAAAGTACCTGGGTTTTCCTTTAATGGGAGATGAGGTGTATGGAGGTTCTAAGAACATGGCCATGTCACGACTGCAGCTCAACAACCCATCAAGCATACATGGTCAGCTTTCACAGCTTATTGGTAAACTTGAGAGACCTTGTCTCCATGCTTTGACTCTTGG ATTTATTCATCCATGCACcggagaaaaaataaaattttcatgcTTGCCCCCGATAGATTTTGCTGAAGTTTTGACAGGACTTCGTAATATAAGCACAGAGAAG GTTAAAGGGAGCTGA